One Arachis ipaensis cultivar K30076 unplaced genomic scaffold, Araip1.1 Aipa1336, whole genome shotgun sequence genomic region harbors:
- the LOC107624676 gene encoding sex-lethal homolog, which translates to MAALLRGGTIGHVKDTKVWIREEYRRLENESFSTFVDNLPEDISKRELFQLFSWTGCINDIYLSRKQKNGGIYIFVFIRYTTKGGALKATTEMNRMRLRGKVIFVGKAKYKRSSEVKDTSKIHHRGDTRNVMARQMLQEREETQKISAISNKYLTKEKTVQDPHGNGWTKKVEVVVTKENFV; encoded by the exons ATGGCTGCTCTGCT AAGAGGAGGAACAATAGGTCATGTCAAGGATACTAAAGTTTGGATCCGAGAAGAGTATCGACGATTGGAGAACGAGTCCTTCTCAACTTTTGTGGATAATCTCCCAGAAGACATATCAAAGAGAGAACTGTTTCAACTGTTTAGTTGGACTGGATGCATAAATGACATATACTTATCGAGAAAACAAAAGAATGGGGGTATATACATTTTTGTGTTTATACGATACACAACAAAAGGAGGGGCCTTGAAGGCTACAACAGAGATGAATCGTATGAGATTGAGAGGCAAGGTTATTTTTGTGGGGAAAGCTAAATACAAGAGAAGTTCCGAGGTAAAAGACACGAGTAAGATCCATCACAGAGGTGATACTCGAAATGTTATGGCTCGTCAAATGCTACAAGAAAGAGAAGAGACCCAGAAAATCTCAGCTATCTCCAATAAATATTTGACGAAGGAGAAAACAGTTCAAGATCCACATGGAAATGGGTGGACAAAGAAGGTGGAAGTGGTTGTCACGAAAGAAAACTTCGTCTAG